Proteins from one Spirochaetota bacterium genomic window:
- a CDS encoding ComEC/Rec2 family competence protein, translated as MKTMDISCVPIIKKCLIKAAACPLWRMIFVPSCFIFMMLCGTILLSYSYFLDGEVNAAGPAMVGAACAVAPLVYFNALKIKAAPGRAVIPSNTLRATVMAALACALSVLACGRIRDAVAGGGAAPGLETWTAHVESVIEKRYYREAGIRFWKEGGGDAARHGLARVTGGSMGQGDTIRFAARPREVTARGDGLSSSNRTLLMKGIRHVFYLEGKSITIAKAGSSFREGARKRLASNCDRLFNRKTSAMVKALYFGNQDYIDKITMNDYKRAGVFHILSAGGLHVGVIAAIPLFLLGIIRVNRRIIMAAAVIAVFLYMYMTDMPVCLLRSCIMFFMYAAQRIAGREVNIFNTFFLSGAAILFLFPHEIFGLGFQLSYGATLGILLFHGSYRKTLSWLPGFISNPLALTIAAQLLIIPVLLVRLNELNLAGLLSNIIVVPLMSLLLVASLAAHALSIVSGIGLWAGRAVDLVYGLCGMIVEFMSGLDGHFYVAAAGPALIAAFCLLAAPLVPGLRARRMASLLVAAAVAIAWLSLGIPGMARDSVIVVRHDAGACMVLKKGATLSIAGQVPDRAFANDLLKIISASSPREVELHITDPDYRNMAGYGLLMKRLPVRRCYLAGGFRVRGYTRRFFDILERDGTELVIPEGVSSAAHENKAAPMESAGHISRLYRAVAAGGTPPPVDGAKKMKIQYLTLH; from the coding sequence ATGAAGACCATGGATATCTCATGCGTTCCAATTATCAAGAAATGCCTGATAAAAGCCGCGGCATGCCCTTTGTGGAGAATGATATTCGTTCCCTCGTGCTTCATCTTCATGATGTTGTGCGGTACGATACTGCTCTCCTATTCGTATTTTCTTGACGGGGAGGTCAATGCCGCCGGGCCGGCCATGGTGGGGGCGGCCTGCGCCGTTGCCCCGCTCGTCTATTTCAATGCATTGAAGATAAAGGCCGCGCCGGGACGCGCCGTCATCCCCTCGAATACCCTGCGCGCCACAGTCATGGCGGCCCTTGCCTGCGCGTTATCGGTCCTGGCATGCGGCAGGATACGGGACGCCGTGGCCGGCGGGGGCGCCGCGCCCGGCCTTGAAACCTGGACCGCCCATGTCGAAAGCGTCATTGAAAAGCGGTATTACCGTGAGGCCGGAATACGTTTCTGGAAAGAGGGTGGGGGCGATGCCGCGCGTCATGGCCTGGCCCGCGTTACCGGCGGGTCCATGGGCCAGGGGGACACGATAAGGTTTGCGGCCAGGCCCAGGGAAGTGACGGCACGTGGAGATGGCCTGTCATCCTCGAACCGCACCCTTCTCATGAAAGGCATCCGCCATGTCTTCTATCTCGAAGGCAAATCCATCACGATCGCCAAGGCCGGGTCCTCCTTCAGGGAAGGAGCCCGGAAGAGGCTCGCATCGAATTGCGACAGGCTATTCAACCGGAAAACATCCGCCATGGTCAAGGCCCTTTATTTCGGGAACCAGGACTACATCGACAAGATAACCATGAACGATTACAAGCGGGCGGGCGTTTTTCATATTTTGTCCGCCGGGGGCCTCCATGTGGGCGTCATTGCCGCCATCCCGCTCTTCCTGCTGGGGATCATCCGCGTCAATCGCAGGATCATAATGGCCGCGGCGGTCATCGCGGTGTTCCTCTACATGTACATGACCGACATGCCCGTCTGCCTTCTCCGGTCCTGCATCATGTTCTTCATGTATGCGGCGCAGCGCATCGCCGGCAGGGAAGTGAATATCTTCAACACTTTTTTCCTGTCCGGCGCCGCGATCCTGTTTCTCTTTCCCCATGAGATCTTCGGGCTGGGATTTCAGCTGAGCTACGGAGCAACATTGGGGATCCTCCTCTTTCACGGCTCCTATCGCAAAACCCTGTCCTGGCTGCCGGGATTCATATCAAATCCCCTGGCCCTTACCATCGCGGCGCAGCTTTTGATCATACCGGTCCTCCTGGTTCGATTGAACGAGCTCAACCTGGCGGGCCTGCTCTCCAACATCATCGTGGTCCCCCTCATGTCCCTGCTCCTCGTCGCTTCTCTCGCGGCCCACGCGCTCTCCATCGTGTCCGGGATAGGTCTCTGGGCCGGCCGCGCCGTGGACCTTGTCTACGGACTGTGCGGGATGATCGTGGAATTCATGTCGGGCCTGGACGGTCACTTTTACGTGGCCGCGGCAGGACCGGCCCTTATAGCGGCTTTCTGCCTCCTGGCTGCGCCACTGGTCCCGGGATTGAGAGCCAGGCGCATGGCGTCTCTCCTGGTCGCGGCCGCCGTTGCCATTGCCTGGCTATCCCTCGGCATCCCCGGCATGGCGAGGGATTCGGTCATCGTGGTGAGGCATGACGCCGGCGCCTGCATGGTGCTGAAGAAGGGAGCGACACTGTCCATTGCCGGCCAGGTTCCCGACAGGGCCTTTGCGAATGATTTGTTAAAAATCATCTCCGCTTCATCGCCCCGCGAGGTGGAGCTCCACATTACCGACCCGGACTACAGGAATATGGCCGGATACGGTCTTCTCATGAAGCGCCTGCCGGTGCGGCGCTGCTACCTTGCCGGCGGTTTCAGGGTCCGCGGGTACACGAGGAGGTTTTTCGATATCCTCGAAAGGGACGGGACCGAGCTGGTCATTCCCGAGGGTGTGTCCTCCGCGGCCCATGAAAACAAGGCGGCCCCCATGGAATCGGCGGGGCATATCAGCCGCCTGTACCGGGCAGTTGCCGCCGGCGGGACCCCTCCGCCGGTCGATGGCGCCAAAAAAATGAAAATACAATATTTAACTTTACATTAA
- a CDS encoding HDOD domain-containing protein encodes MLDSSALAKQFDRGEEVYFSFQYLTRDIEVDINSLLAKVLSRIDMAYLYDTFESVVRELVQNAMKANMKRVSFKEMKLDINNGDDYQKGMRKFKKVVYRPELLRERLLASPFRIVIKLHRTGSGVVLEISNNARVLPVELDRMMFRARKAAECGNFAEAYENMYDESEGAGLGIILSVMLLKNAGIDTGNFSIRADGDLLKIAIVIPSMLKGPEITSEIGNRILDDVKTLPTFPENILELRSLCNNPDTSIEALSDKISLDPSLAADVLRLSNSAGFITGKRINKIGEAIMVIGMKNLESLLVASASRKILDKRYRKFEQVWDHCNKTAYYARRIALENGCGKLADTVFIAGLLHDIGKIVLLSTDLPLVEQISDIVRNRKIRTTTILEEIYIGMSHSTIGSLIAEKWNFPDELVESIRYHHAPLHPEIVNRDTVMIVYLANQLCYLEAKGMDLMFFEADVLARFGIHSRDELDDLARRLQKRYYLQEKLL; translated from the coding sequence ATGCTTGATTCATCAGCCCTGGCAAAACAGTTTGACCGCGGGGAAGAGGTCTATTTCAGCTTTCAGTATTTGACCCGGGATATTGAAGTCGATATAAATTCCCTTCTCGCCAAGGTCCTTTCCCGCATTGATATGGCCTACCTCTATGATACCTTTGAGTCGGTGGTACGGGAACTGGTGCAAAACGCGATGAAGGCGAACATGAAGCGCGTCAGCTTCAAGGAGATGAAGCTGGACATCAACAACGGCGATGACTACCAGAAGGGGATGCGGAAATTCAAAAAGGTCGTCTACCGCCCGGAGCTCCTCAGGGAAAGGCTCCTCGCAAGCCCCTTCCGGATCGTCATCAAGCTTCATAGGACCGGGTCCGGGGTCGTCCTTGAAATCAGCAATAACGCCCGGGTCCTTCCGGTGGAGCTGGATCGGATGATGTTCCGGGCCAGGAAGGCCGCGGAATGCGGAAATTTCGCCGAGGCTTACGAGAACATGTATGACGAGTCGGAGGGCGCGGGACTGGGAATTATTCTGTCGGTGATGCTGCTCAAGAATGCCGGCATTGATACCGGTAATTTCAGCATCCGGGCTGACGGCGACCTGCTGAAAATCGCGATAGTTATCCCCTCCATGCTGAAGGGCCCCGAGATAACATCGGAAATAGGAAACAGGATCCTGGACGACGTCAAGACACTGCCGACGTTCCCCGAGAACATCCTGGAGCTGCGATCCCTCTGCAACAATCCCGATACGTCCATTGAGGCCCTTTCGGATAAGATATCCCTCGATCCGTCGCTGGCCGCGGACGTCCTCAGGCTGTCAAATTCCGCCGGCTTTATCACCGGCAAGCGGATCAACAAGATCGGCGAAGCCATCATGGTCATCGGCATGAAAAACCTGGAGTCGCTCCTGGTGGCATCGGCGTCGCGCAAGATCCTTGACAAGCGCTACCGGAAGTTCGAACAGGTGTGGGATCACTGCAACAAAACCGCCTACTACGCGCGCCGGATCGCCCTCGAAAACGGGTGCGGGAAGCTGGCCGACACCGTTTTCATCGCGGGGCTCCTCCACGATATCGGGAAGATCGTGCTCCTGTCGACCGATCTGCCGCTGGTGGAGCAGATATCGGACATCGTCAGGAACCGTAAGATCAGGACCACGACCATCCTGGAGGAGATCTATATCGGCATGAGCCATTCCACCATCGGCTCCCTCATCGCCGAGAAATGGAATTTCCCCGATGAACTCGTGGAAAGCATCAGGTATCACCACGCGCCCCTGCATCCCGAAATAGTCAACCGGGACACGGTCATGATCGTATACCTGGCCAATCAGCTGTGCTATCTGGAAGCAAAGGGAATGGACCTCATGTTTTTCGAGGCCGATGTCCTCGCGAGGTTCGGCATCCATTCCCGGGACGAGCTGGACGACCTGGCCCGGCGCCTCCAGAAGCGGTATTACTTGCAGGAAAAGCTGCTATAA
- a CDS encoding motility associated factor glycosyltransferase family protein: MGTYVVKETPGGKHTLIYRNSREVRIHSAYEPDREADRAVEVFSTGRATVIAVSGVGLGYHLESLKRRFPGKPLVAVEHDPEVVALARKTCPAHLEGVTVISSSADLASVFEEIDMSGFRGIAHYVHRPSYQLHREFYDALFRDMNQYATSKISDLLTRFEFEERWVENILGNVKHLFSSHRVRDLFGAFGGFPGVIVSAGPSLRRNVRLLREMRDRALVVAVDTAAPVLQKEGIVPHVVMTLDAQKYSIKHFIGIRESGAALLADLVCYPPVIRSYDGPRIVSTTSKYYKSADGDLKREMTPIMDWVEKHAGPVGDIQSGGSVATSAFDLLLNLGCSPIILVGQDLAYTGREIHCSGTHHNDEWLPRYTRFYNLDTINQNVVRRRKIKYVPAYGGAGTVISDFVFDLYRGWFEDSARKVKVPVINATEGGALIANTEERSLASLVERYPARTPSPGEVLDRALGAAKRDDPGRLLGAMENVIGELVGIRAEAERALDDRELARAVDDRANSPALGPVLRPFLRKANTFIARYNASPEEAERLLLKDIIIAAGKLVPLLEKSRRELAGL, translated from the coding sequence ATGGGCACCTACGTAGTAAAAGAAACACCCGGCGGAAAGCATACGCTCATCTATCGGAATTCCCGGGAAGTGCGTATCCATTCCGCCTATGAACCGGACCGGGAGGCTGACCGTGCCGTCGAGGTCTTTTCCACCGGCAGGGCCACCGTGATAGCCGTATCCGGCGTGGGTCTCGGGTACCACCTTGAGAGCCTGAAGCGCCGGTTTCCCGGCAAGCCCTTGGTGGCGGTGGAACATGATCCCGAGGTGGTCGCCTTGGCCCGGAAGACCTGCCCGGCGCACCTGGAAGGCGTGACCGTGATCTCTTCCAGCGCCGATCTCGCGAGCGTGTTCGAGGAGATCGACATGTCGGGGTTCCGGGGCATCGCCCACTATGTGCACCGGCCGTCATACCAGCTCCACAGGGAATTCTACGATGCCCTGTTCCGGGACATGAACCAGTACGCGACATCGAAGATAAGCGATCTCCTGACGCGGTTCGAGTTCGAGGAGCGGTGGGTCGAGAACATTCTCGGCAATGTGAAGCACCTGTTCTCGTCGCACCGCGTGCGGGACCTCTTCGGCGCCTTCGGTGGGTTCCCCGGCGTTATCGTCTCGGCCGGGCCGAGCCTGCGCCGGAATGTGCGCCTTCTCCGGGAGATGCGGGACCGCGCCCTCGTTGTCGCGGTGGACACGGCCGCGCCGGTTCTCCAGAAGGAAGGCATCGTCCCCCACGTGGTCATGACCCTGGACGCCCAGAAGTACAGCATAAAGCATTTTATCGGCATACGGGAAAGCGGGGCCGCCCTCCTGGCGGACCTGGTCTGCTATCCGCCGGTGATACGATCCTACGACGGGCCGCGGATCGTGAGCACCACATCGAAGTACTACAAATCGGCGGACGGCGACCTGAAGCGGGAGATGACGCCCATCATGGACTGGGTCGAGAAGCACGCGGGCCCGGTCGGCGACATACAGTCGGGCGGCTCCGTCGCCACCAGCGCCTTTGACCTTCTCCTGAACCTGGGGTGCAGCCCCATTATACTGGTCGGGCAGGACCTTGCCTATACCGGGCGTGAGATACACTGCAGCGGAACCCATCATAACGATGAATGGCTTCCCCGGTATACGCGTTTTTACAACCTTGACACCATAAACCAGAATGTCGTGCGCAGGCGCAAGATCAAGTACGTGCCGGCCTATGGCGGAGCGGGGACGGTCATTTCCGATTTCGTCTTCGACCTGTACCGCGGCTGGTTCGAGGATTCCGCACGCAAGGTGAAGGTGCCGGTCATCAACGCCACCGAGGGGGGAGCCCTCATCGCCAATACCGAGGAGCGCTCCCTGGCGTCACTTGTGGAGCGGTATCCGGCGCGCACGCCCTCTCCCGGCGAGGTCCTGGACCGGGCCCTCGGCGCGGCGAAGCGCGATGACCCCGGCCGGCTCCTCGGTGCCATGGAGAATGTCATAGGCGAGCTCGTCGGCATCAGGGCCGAGGCTGAGCGCGCCCTTGACGACCGGGAGCTGGCACGCGCCGTCGATGACCGGGCCAACAGTCCCGCCCTGGGCCCGGTACTGCGGCCATTCCTGAGAAAGGCCAATACCTTTATCGCGCGCTATAATGCGTCCCCGGAAGAGGCGGAGCGTCTCCTTTTAAAAGATATCATTATCGCCGCCGGAAAGCTCGTGCCGCTGCTGGAGAAGAGCAGGCGGGAACTGGCGGGCCTGTAA
- a CDS encoding tetratricopeptide repeat protein yields the protein MKHIVLILMLCSIPAAGKEMAGYHIAKDFNQTEDIINNILKEKTDAKSPEKQEAVPADPSGGEKKESAQPAEEKKSIPVILPGKDKKGVAAKEETAPRVTNEEQVLLKTGIDFYNNGLYDHSLKKFQDLSTKFPQGTFKDSARFWTGKVYLKQYKYDDAIREFTSVTPQSGDYPASLYFSGEGLLMKGDQIGSIEYYQRVQAQFPAHELADKALLNMGRLYLSQQKGAQALDSAVKIIKYYKDRDTIDDAYYLMGKVYEKDSRLKDIETARKIYRQFIKKGETDPRFGKSPLKKRVTDDLRRIDNMYFKLEK from the coding sequence GTGAAACATATCGTTCTAATACTGATGCTGTGCTCCATCCCCGCGGCGGGGAAGGAGATGGCGGGGTATCATATCGCCAAGGACTTCAATCAGACCGAGGACATTATCAATAATATCCTGAAAGAGAAAACGGACGCGAAGTCCCCTGAGAAGCAAGAGGCCGTACCGGCAGACCCCTCCGGCGGCGAGAAAAAGGAGTCAGCCCAACCGGCCGAGGAGAAGAAATCGATTCCCGTAATCCTTCCGGGGAAGGATAAGAAGGGAGTCGCGGCCAAGGAGGAGACCGCTCCGCGGGTGACCAACGAGGAGCAGGTGCTCCTGAAAACCGGCATTGATTTTTATAATAACGGCCTCTATGATCATTCCCTGAAAAAATTCCAGGACCTGTCGACGAAGTTTCCCCAGGGGACCTTCAAGGACAGCGCCCGCTTCTGGACGGGCAAGGTATATCTCAAGCAATATAAATACGATGATGCCATAAGGGAATTTACCTCGGTCACGCCCCAGTCGGGGGATTATCCGGCCTCTCTTTATTTTTCCGGGGAAGGCCTCCTTATGAAAGGGGACCAGATAGGATCCATAGAGTACTACCAGAGGGTGCAGGCCCAGTTCCCGGCCCATGAGCTCGCGGACAAGGCCCTTCTGAACATGGGCAGGCTCTACCTGTCACAGCAGAAAGGGGCCCAGGCCCTTGATTCGGCGGTGAAGATCATCAAGTATTACAAGGACCGCGATACCATCGATGACGCCTATTACCTCATGGGCAAGGTCTACGAGAAGGACTCGCGGCTGAAGGACATCGAGACGGCCAGGAAAATCTACCGGCAATTCATCAAGAAAGGAGAGACCGATCCCCGCTTTGGAAAATCGCCGCTGAAAAAACGGGTCACCGACGACCTGCGGCGCATAGACAACATGTATTTCAAGCTTGAAAAGTGA
- a CDS encoding metal-dependent transcriptional regulator, with the protein MDQGRSKYSYRETGLSPHMEDYVEAIVVLSETNRVVRVKDIAKKLNIKMPSVSAALSKLKEMDLIDYEKYGYIELTEKGHDLAGRVLKRHNCLIDFFSNVLQVDPAEADGEACKVEHALAPGTCSQIHKFLDFYKEEESAGSEWVARLKKLLG; encoded by the coding sequence ATGGATCAGGGAAGGTCAAAATACAGTTACCGGGAGACGGGCCTTTCGCCGCACATGGAGGATTATGTGGAGGCGATCGTCGTGCTTTCGGAGACGAACCGGGTCGTCCGCGTCAAGGACATCGCCAAGAAGCTGAATATCAAGATGCCCAGCGTGTCGGCGGCCCTCTCAAAGCTTAAGGAAATGGATCTCATCGATTATGAAAAATACGGCTACATCGAGCTGACCGAGAAGGGCCATGACCTGGCGGGCCGCGTTTTGAAGCGCCATAACTGCCTCATCGACTTCTTCAGCAATGTGCTCCAGGTCGACCCGGCCGAGGCCGACGGCGAAGCGTGCAAGGTAGAGCATGCCCTGGCCCCGGGCACCTGCTCGCAGATCCACAAGTTCCTGGATTTCTACAAGGAAGAGGAGTCCGCGGGGAGCGAGTGGGTTGCCCGCCTCAAGAAATTGCTCGGATAG
- the fusA gene encoding elongation factor G translates to MPLQKLRNIGIAAHIDAGKTTVTERILFFTGTTRKLGEVHDGEATMDFMKQEQERGITIASAAISCTWNNHQVNIIDTPGHVDFTVEVERSLRVIDGMVAVFCAVGGVEPQSETVWNQADRYRVPRIAYVNKMDRIGADFHEVVHQMEKYLDANPVPFQIPIGIEDSFEGCIDVIERKAHLFKDKDRVIEDVPEDYKTKTEEARQHVIEKLADYNEEIADLYLNGKEIPTELLKKAAREATIKMLITPVLCGSAYKNKGVHQLLDSVVDYLPSPIDKGAIVGMDINDSEKSHTRHPSGKDPFAALAFKLIHDPYVGQQTFIRVYSGELKSGMQVYNSTKQKTERIGRILRIHAKEREEVETAGPGDIVALIGMKFTKTGDTLCDSDHPLYLESIFIPPSVIEMKITPPSKKEEEKLGAALRKLAMEDPSFKVRFNDETNETIIAGMGELHLEIIIDRLKTEFDAIAEVGAPSVAFRETITKEVESNYKHSKQTGGRGQYAHTVMRLEPNEGKGFEFEDRIKGGVIPNEYIPSVRKGVEATMADGILSEFPVVDVKVVLLDGTYHEVDSSDMAFRTCAAICFKEGFLKANPILLEPMMKIEVNTPDDYIGEVVGDLNKRRGRIESMRRYRKGSQKVIGFVPLMEMFGYATQLRNISSGRANYSMEFFKYVPLNKEVQEKVLKEMEAKKKEKAS, encoded by the coding sequence ATGCCATTACAGAAACTGAGAAATATTGGTATCGCCGCGCATATAGACGCGGGCAAAACGACCGTTACCGAGCGTATTCTCTTCTTCACCGGCACCACGAGGAAGCTGGGCGAAGTGCACGACGGTGAAGCCACCATGGACTTCATGAAGCAGGAGCAGGAGCGGGGCATCACCATCGCCTCCGCGGCCATTTCCTGCACCTGGAACAACCACCAGGTCAATATCATTGACACACCGGGCCACGTCGATTTCACCGTCGAGGTAGAGCGGTCCCTGCGGGTCATTGACGGCATGGTCGCCGTGTTCTGCGCCGTGGGCGGCGTCGAGCCCCAGAGCGAGACCGTGTGGAACCAGGCCGACCGTTACCGGGTGCCCCGGATCGCTTATGTCAACAAGATGGACCGCATCGGCGCTGACTTCCATGAAGTCGTCCACCAGATGGAGAAATATCTCGACGCGAACCCGGTTCCCTTCCAGATTCCTATCGGCATTGAAGACAGCTTTGAGGGCTGCATAGATGTCATCGAGAGAAAGGCCCATTTGTTCAAGGACAAAGACCGTGTCATCGAAGACGTGCCCGAGGATTACAAGACCAAAACCGAAGAAGCCCGCCAGCATGTCATTGAAAAACTCGCTGATTATAATGAAGAGATCGCCGACCTGTACCTGAACGGGAAGGAAATTCCCACCGAGCTCCTTAAAAAAGCCGCCCGCGAGGCCACCATCAAGATGCTTATTACCCCGGTCCTGTGCGGTTCCGCGTACAAGAACAAGGGAGTGCACCAGCTGCTGGATTCGGTAGTGGATTACCTGCCATCGCCCATCGACAAGGGCGCGATCGTCGGTATGGATATTAACGATTCGGAAAAATCACACACCCGGCATCCTTCCGGCAAGGACCCCTTTGCGGCCCTCGCCTTCAAGCTGATCCACGATCCCTACGTGGGGCAGCAGACATTCATCCGGGTCTACTCCGGCGAATTGAAGAGCGGCATGCAGGTATACAACTCGACAAAGCAGAAAACCGAGCGCATCGGCCGGATCCTCAGGATCCACGCCAAGGAGCGAGAAGAGGTTGAAACCGCCGGCCCCGGCGATATCGTGGCCCTCATCGGCATGAAATTCACCAAGACCGGCGACACGCTGTGCGATTCCGATCATCCTCTCTACCTGGAGTCGATATTCATTCCTCCTTCGGTCATCGAGATGAAGATCACGCCCCCCTCCAAGAAGGAGGAGGAAAAGCTCGGGGCGGCCCTCCGCAAGCTGGCCATGGAAGACCCGTCTTTCAAAGTGCGGTTCAACGATGAAACGAATGAAACCATCATCGCCGGCATGGGCGAGCTCCACCTGGAGATCATCATCGACCGCCTGAAGACGGAATTCGACGCCATCGCCGAGGTAGGCGCGCCGTCAGTGGCCTTCCGCGAAACCATCACGAAGGAAGTAGAAAGCAACTACAAGCACTCGAAGCAGACCGGCGGCCGCGGACAATACGCCCACACCGTGATGCGCCTCGAGCCCAACGAGGGCAAGGGCTTCGAGTTCGAGGATCGTATCAAGGGCGGCGTCATACCTAATGAGTATATCCCGTCGGTTCGCAAGGGCGTGGAGGCAACCATGGCCGATGGCATCCTCTCGGAATTCCCGGTGGTCGATGTGAAGGTGGTGCTCCTCGACGGCACCTACCACGAGGTCGACTCCTCCGACATGGCGTTCCGGACCTGCGCCGCCATCTGCTTCAAGGAAGGCTTCCTCAAGGCCAATCCCATTTTACTCGAGCCGATGATGAAGATCGAGGTCAACACCCCGGATGATTACATCGGCGAGGTCGTGGGCGACCTGAACAAGCGGCGGGGACGCATCGAATCGATGCGCCGCTACCGCAAGGGCTCCCAGAAGGTCATCGGCTTCGTACCCCTCATGGAGATGTTCGGCTACGCCACGCAGCTGCGCAATATCTCCAGCGGGCGCGCAAACTACTCGATGGAATTCTTCAAGTATGTCCCGCTGAACAAGGAAGTGCAGGAAAAGGTCTTGAAGGAGATGGAAGCCAAGAAAAAGGAAAAGGCGAGCTGA